The Saccharopolyspora gloriosae genome has a segment encoding these proteins:
- a CDS encoding YeeE/YedE family protein, with protein MSVVDTISESRPPQPVPEQAPPARPGVVTIGILLAVVVGLAVAHEAGWKLAVLYVVGLALGTVLFHSRFGFTSAWRQLVAVGQGRALRAHMLMLAAACVLFAVILGAGLGLSGAPEGTVAPAGLGVILGSFLFGVGMQVGGSCASGTLFAVGSGQTAILYTLGGFIAGSVLSAFLAPWISALQKTGPTVSFADTPLGYPGALLISLVIIGAVVAGSLFVERRRTPPPIDAPPTAQGLLRVLRGSWPLWAGALLLAGLNALTLFISGGPWGITSAFGLWGAKFLGWIGVDISGAPFWVIPENAAKLEASVLADKISVMDFGIMIGALIASAAAGAFVLHRRIPWRLAVGAVLGGILMGIGARLAGGCNIGAYFSGIASFSLHGWLWGVLAIAGTYAGLLLRPLFGLGNPKPTDAVC; from the coding sequence ATGTCCGTAGTGGACACGATCAGCGAATCGAGACCCCCGCAGCCCGTTCCGGAACAGGCCCCGCCCGCGCGGCCCGGCGTCGTCACCATCGGCATCCTGCTCGCCGTCGTCGTCGGCCTCGCCGTCGCACACGAGGCCGGCTGGAAGCTCGCCGTGCTCTACGTCGTCGGCCTCGCACTCGGGACCGTGCTGTTCCACTCCCGGTTCGGCTTCACCTCGGCGTGGCGGCAGCTCGTCGCCGTCGGGCAAGGCCGGGCGCTGCGCGCGCACATGCTGATGCTCGCCGCGGCCTGCGTGCTGTTCGCGGTGATCCTCGGCGCCGGGCTCGGCCTGTCCGGCGCACCCGAAGGCACCGTGGCGCCCGCCGGCCTCGGCGTGATCCTCGGATCGTTCCTGTTCGGAGTCGGCATGCAGGTCGGCGGATCGTGCGCCTCCGGCACGTTGTTCGCCGTCGGCAGCGGCCAGACCGCGATCCTCTACACGCTGGGCGGGTTCATCGCGGGCTCCGTGCTCAGCGCGTTCCTCGCGCCGTGGATCAGCGCGTTGCAGAAGACCGGTCCGACGGTGTCCTTCGCCGACACCCCGCTGGGATATCCCGGTGCGCTGCTGATCTCCCTGGTGATCATCGGTGCGGTCGTCGCGGGGTCGCTGTTCGTCGAACGCCGGCGCACCCCGCCGCCGATCGACGCACCGCCCACCGCACAAGGTCTGCTGCGGGTGCTGCGCGGCTCCTGGCCGCTGTGGGCCGGGGCGCTGCTGCTGGCCGGGCTGAACGCGCTGACGCTGTTCATCTCCGGTGGGCCGTGGGGCATCACCTCGGCGTTCGGCTTGTGGGGCGCGAAGTTCCTCGGCTGGATCGGCGTCGACATCTCCGGCGCCCCGTTCTGGGTCATCCCGGAGAACGCCGCGAAGCTCGAGGCTTCCGTGCTCGCCGACAAGATCTCGGTGATGGACTTCGGGATCATGATCGGCGCGTTGATCGCCTCCGCTGCGGCGGGAGCGTTCGTCCTGCACCGCCGCATCCCGTGGCGGCTCGCCGTCGGCGCCGTGCTCGGCGGAATCCTGATGGGCATCGGGGCGCGGCTCGCGGGCGGCTGCAACATCGGCGCCTACTTCTCCGGCATCGCCTCGTTCAGCCTGCACGGCTGGCTGTGGGGCGTGCTCGCCATCGCCGGAACCTACGCCGGGCTGTTGCTGCGCCCCTTGTTCGGACTCGGAAACCCGAAACCCACTGACGCGGTCTGCTGA